The following proteins are co-located in the Microcystis wesenbergii NRERC-220 genome:
- a CDS encoding ATP-dependent 6-phosphofructokinase, whose translation MNENQRKKIGILTSGGDCPGLNAVIRAVVKSSKLKGWDVYGIPYGTDGFMQIAEGKYHPQDLILTQHGYDLPGILKGLDVLQFLSGSVLGSLSKGHPENPEIATKILQGYEMLGLDALIVVGGDGSVDIIYDLAQKGNWNIIAVPKTIDNDVPYTEWSVGFTTAVDIVTQALYDLTFTAASHERVMIVQVMGRDAGHLALHAGIAGGADAIFIPELTPALTPAIIDGCCRHLAQLRAQGRQFALIVISEGVKDENNQKEKYIADYLEKLIFDKTRSLCVTDPVFCYLNSMDVRAMSLGHLQRSRPPLAMDRLLATAFGIKAVELIEQGKLDRVVIWRGGQVRSLPLKPVIKIIKQCHQENRCAYPVDPHGFIVKTARSLGIYLGENTTTGTAVVPQAVEVLV comes from the coding sequence ATGAACGAGAATCAAAGGAAAAAAATCGGTATTCTGACCAGTGGTGGCGATTGCCCGGGGTTAAATGCGGTAATTCGTGCCGTGGTGAAATCATCAAAACTAAAGGGTTGGGATGTGTACGGCATTCCCTACGGGACCGACGGTTTTATGCAGATTGCTGAGGGGAAATATCACCCCCAAGATTTGATCCTGACTCAGCATGGCTATGACCTACCCGGGATATTGAAAGGATTAGACGTTTTGCAGTTTCTTAGTGGTAGTGTACTGGGTTCTTTGAGCAAAGGACATCCCGAAAACCCAGAAATTGCCACGAAAATCCTGCAAGGATACGAAATGCTGGGATTAGATGCCCTGATCGTCGTCGGGGGCGATGGGAGCGTCGATATCATCTACGATCTCGCCCAGAAAGGCAATTGGAATATTATCGCAGTTCCCAAAACCATCGATAATGACGTTCCCTATACGGAATGGTCCGTCGGTTTTACCACTGCCGTGGATATCGTCACTCAAGCTTTGTATGATCTCACCTTTACCGCCGCTAGTCACGAAAGGGTGATGATTGTGCAGGTGATGGGTAGAGATGCTGGTCATTTGGCCCTTCATGCCGGAATTGCCGGGGGGGCCGATGCGATTTTTATTCCCGAATTAACCCCGGCTCTCACTCCCGCAATTATCGACGGTTGTTGTCGTCATTTGGCACAATTACGCGCTCAAGGTCGTCAATTCGCTCTCATTGTAATTTCTGAGGGCGTTAAGGACGAAAATAACCAAAAAGAGAAGTATATTGCCGATTATTTAGAAAAATTAATATTTGACAAAACTCGCTCTTTGTGCGTTACCGATCCCGTCTTCTGTTATCTCAATTCCATGGATGTGCGGGCCATGTCTTTGGGACACCTGCAAAGAAGTCGTCCTCCTTTGGCCATGGATCGACTGTTGGCGACGGCTTTCGGCATTAAGGCCGTAGAATTAATCGAACAGGGTAAACTCGATCGCGTGGTGATTTGGCGCGGGGGACAAGTGCGTAGTCTGCCCCTGAAACCGGTGATCAAAATTATCAAACAATGTCATCAAGAGAATCGCTGTGCCTATCCCGTTGATCCCCATGGTTTCATCGTCAAAACAGCCCGTTCTTTGGGAATTTACCTAGGGGAAAATACCACGACTGGGACGGCAGTGGTTCCGCAAGCTGTGGAGGTGTTAGTTTAG
- the rpsN gene encoding 30S ribosomal protein S14 codes for MAKKSMVEREKKRDRLRQKYEAKRAELKEQFRTAEDFEEKLAIHQKLQELPRNSAPSRHRNRCLTTGRPRGYYRDFGLSRNVLREWAHQGLLPGVVKSSW; via the coding sequence ATGGCAAAAAAATCGATGGTAGAACGCGAGAAAAAACGCGATCGTCTCAGACAAAAATACGAAGCTAAACGGGCGGAACTAAAAGAACAATTCCGTACCGCCGAAGATTTTGAAGAAAAACTGGCAATTCACCAAAAATTACAGGAATTACCCCGCAATAGCGCCCCCAGTCGTCACCGCAACCGTTGTTTAACGACGGGCAGACCGAGAGGATACTATCGCGATTTTGGTTTATCCCGCAACGTTTTACGCGAATGGGCCCACCAAGGTCTCTTACCCGGTGTAGTCAAGTCTAGCTGGTAG
- a CDS encoding NUDIX hydrolase — protein MSEPPQFLQQRLFYQGRVFQFQVSKLRLPNGVEGEWECVRHPGGALAVPITKEGQLVLVRQYRFSLQARILEFPAGTIDEGEDPATTVKRELEEEAGYRAHNWQSLGKFALAPGYSDEYIYAFLARDLEQLSLPPAQDADEDLEVVFMSFEEMESAIARGESIDAKTITSFYLARLALN, from the coding sequence ATGTCTGAACCGCCTCAATTTCTCCAACAACGTCTTTTTTATCAAGGTCGCGTCTTTCAATTTCAAGTCTCGAAACTCCGTTTACCTAACGGTGTCGAGGGAGAATGGGAATGTGTCCGTCATCCGGGGGGTGCTTTAGCAGTTCCGATCACCAAGGAAGGTCAATTAGTTTTAGTACGTCAGTATCGGTTTAGTTTGCAAGCTCGAATTCTGGAATTTCCCGCCGGAACGATCGATGAAGGAGAAGACCCCGCTACGACGGTAAAACGAGAATTAGAGGAAGAAGCGGGCTATCGGGCCCACAATTGGCAATCTTTGGGTAAATTTGCCCTGGCACCGGGTTATTCCGATGAATACATCTATGCTTTTCTGGCGCGAGATCTGGAACAATTAAGCTTGCCCCCCGCTCAAGATGCCGATGAAGATCTAGAAGTGGTTTTTATGAGTTTTGAGGAAATGGAATCAGCGATCGCTCGGGGAGAATCGATCGATGCTAAAACTATTACTAGCTTCTATCTGGCCCGTTTAGCCCTTAATTAA
- a CDS encoding glycosyltransferase, with product MSNRESIFPFPQKPAYSSLFKSILAIISVILIMLAVIGGLMMVSLSLCWPEHNIYRLILGLVEDFFNPFAWIKVPTVTNSYQLLLPTVILLIFTQLIIFLSPRPQVWSRLVIISITLAITLRYLLWRILETLNLSTPLNGFFSLLLLGLEMIVLSSSMIQLVLVLTTKDRRKEADFYSQAVSNKQYLPTVDILIPTYNEPAFILKRTIIGCQALNYPHKNIYILDDTQRSEIYELAEKLNCHYLTRQDRKNAKAGNLNHALRQTQGELVVVFDADFIPCRNFLERTVGWFQNPKIALVQTPQSFYNADPIAHNLGLENLVTPDEELFYRHIQPAKDGVGSPVCAGTSFIVRRKALEEVDYFNIESISEDYFTGIAISAKGYEVIYLNEKLSAGLSAESLSAYLRQRLRWARGTLQAFFIKANPLKIAGLTIPQRLAHLEGLLSWFSPLARLFSLLIPLLYTFGYIVPLNITIDETIYIFLPYMMLQLATYHWLNSRSRSIIFSEVLSMIICVPTALTVLHVLWKPFDKGFQVTPKGIARQNYQYNWRLSYPLLFFLTITLISIFFNLNHHNYQASPLNFGLILAIYNVVIIMTALVALLEAPLTLETQYQALESPVNLITESDIIIEGNLKKLSEIGAEINLREPIYSEKLLLDILGEDLRLSAHLVNLEKRGKIWQATLKFQPLTLSEQRKLITFLFCRPQRWPLKNTAGELQSLWLLIISFCRGIGLIRRAFLNRKTFS from the coding sequence ATGTCTAACCGAGAATCGATCTTTCCGTTCCCTCAAAAACCAGCATATTCCTCCCTATTCAAGTCGATTTTAGCGATAATATCAGTTATTTTAATTATGTTAGCAGTGATCGGCGGGCTAATGATGGTCAGTTTATCATTATGTTGGCCAGAACACAATATTTATCGATTAATCCTTGGCTTAGTAGAAGATTTTTTTAACCCCTTTGCTTGGATTAAAGTTCCCACAGTTACTAATAGCTATCAATTATTATTACCCACAGTTATCCTGCTAATTTTTACGCAGTTAATCATTTTCTTGTCTCCGCGTCCGCAAGTTTGGTCAAGATTAGTCATTATTTCTATCACCCTAGCTATCACCCTGCGCTATCTACTCTGGAGAATTCTGGAAACCTTAAATCTTTCCACCCCTCTCAATGGCTTTTTTAGTTTACTCCTTTTAGGCCTTGAGATGATAGTTTTAAGTAGTAGCATGATTCAGTTAGTCTTAGTCTTAACCACGAAAGATAGACGCAAAGAAGCTGATTTTTATAGCCAAGCGGTGAGCAATAAACAGTATTTGCCCACGGTAGATATCCTGATTCCTACCTATAATGAGCCAGCCTTCATCTTAAAAAGAACTATTATCGGTTGTCAAGCCCTTAATTATCCTCATAAAAATATTTATATTCTCGATGATACCCAGAGGTCAGAAATTTATGAATTGGCAGAAAAATTAAATTGTCATTATCTGACTCGTCAGGATAGAAAAAACGCTAAAGCAGGTAATTTAAACCATGCTCTCAGACAAACCCAAGGGGAATTGGTGGTAGTTTTTGACGCAGATTTTATCCCTTGTCGGAACTTTCTAGAAAGAACTGTTGGCTGGTTTCAAAACCCTAAAATTGCCTTAGTGCAAACTCCCCAAAGCTTTTATAACGCCGATCCTATCGCCCATAACTTAGGCTTAGAAAATCTCGTTACTCCCGACGAAGAATTATTTTATCGTCATATCCAACCAGCTAAAGATGGGGTAGGTAGTCCTGTCTGTGCTGGCACTTCTTTTATTGTCAGAAGAAAAGCATTAGAGGAAGTGGACTACTTTAATATAGAATCTATTAGTGAAGACTATTTCACTGGGATTGCTATCTCAGCGAAAGGTTATGAAGTTATTTACTTAAATGAAAAACTCAGCGCTGGTTTATCTGCCGAAAGTTTATCAGCTTATTTACGGCAAAGATTGCGCTGGGCAAGGGGAACTTTACAGGCCTTTTTTATCAAAGCTAATCCCCTGAAAATTGCGGGACTAACCATACCCCAAAGATTGGCACACTTAGAAGGACTTTTATCTTGGTTTTCTCCCTTAGCTCGTTTATTTTCTCTGCTTATTCCTCTCCTTTATACCTTTGGTTATATCGTACCTTTGAACATTACCATCGATGAGACAATCTATATCTTTTTACCCTACATGATGCTGCAGTTAGCCACTTATCACTGGTTAAATTCTCGCTCGCGCTCTATTATTTTTTCTGAGGTACTATCGATGATTATTTGTGTACCTACAGCCCTAACAGTTCTCCATGTTCTTTGGAAACCCTTTGACAAAGGATTTCAGGTGACACCCAAGGGAATTGCTCGCCAAAATTATCAATATAATTGGCGTTTATCCTACCCATTGCTCTTTTTTCTCACCATTACCTTAATTAGTATTTTCTTTAATTTAAATCATCACAATTATCAAGCAAGTCCCCTAAATTTTGGCTTGATTTTGGCTATATATAACGTGGTGATTATCATGACTGCTTTAGTGGCTTTATTGGAAGCTCCCCTCACCCTAGAAACTCAATACCAAGCACTGGAATCTCCCGTTAACTTGATCACAGAATCGGATATAATTATAGAGGGCAATCTGAAAAAACTTTCAGAAATAGGAGCAGAAATTAACCTGAGGGAACCCATCTACTCAGAAAAATTGCTCCTAGATATTTTAGGCGAAGATTTGCGCTTATCGGCTCATCTAGTCAATCTAGAAAAACGAGGAAAAATCTGGCAAGCAACCCTTAAATTCCAGCCACTTACCCTATCAGAGCAGAGAAAACTAATTACTTTTCTATTCTGTCGTCCCCAGCGCTGGCCCCTGAAAAATACGGCGGGAGAATTACAATCACTTTGGTTGTTAATTATCAGCTTTTGTCGGGGAATAGGCTTAATTCGGCGAGCATTTTTGAATCGAAAAACCTTTAGTTAA
- a CDS encoding UDP-N-acetylmuramoyl-L-alanyl-D-glutamate--2,6-diaminopimelate ligase yields MKLQELLTTIPLVSPISSPIALETEITGISTNSHACQRGDLFIGLPGTRVDGGEFWRSALETGALAALISPAAAAKFPPPEDACVMVVEDLVTAASAIAAKFYHYPALTLKLIGVTGTNGKTTTTHLIEYFLSQAGIPTALFGTLYTRWQGFQETANHTTPFANELQASLAKAVNAGNEIAVMEVSSHALAQGRVQGCTFPVTVFTNLTRDHLDYHLDMEDYFAAKAKLFSPDYLQGKAIINLDDEYGQRLAASLSPQQVLTYSVSDPSADFYTKDLHYQPTGVEGVMVTPRGEIAFASPLVGQYNLANLLAAVAAVLECGVDLGKVIAQIPQFSGVPGRMERVSTAPDQDISVIVDYAHTPDSLENVLKASRPFISGRMICVFGCGGDRDRTKRPLMGKIAAELADLAIVTSDNPRTEAPERILEDIIAGIPPEITVQVISDRALAIDTAIQAAQPGDGVIIAGKGHEDYQILGTEKIHFDDREQARAALMKVRK; encoded by the coding sequence ATGAAACTACAAGAACTTTTAACAACTATCCCTCTGGTTTCCCCGATTTCTTCTCCTATCGCTTTAGAAACCGAGATTACAGGAATTTCCACCAATTCCCATGCTTGTCAACGGGGAGATTTATTTATCGGTTTACCCGGCACTCGCGTCGATGGGGGCGAATTTTGGCGTTCCGCTTTGGAAACCGGGGCCCTCGCGGCGCTTATCTCCCCAGCAGCCGCCGCTAAATTTCCCCCCCCGGAGGATGCTTGCGTAATGGTTGTGGAAGATTTAGTTACTGCCGCTAGTGCGATCGCTGCTAAATTCTATCATTATCCGGCCCTTACCCTAAAATTAATCGGTGTGACGGGAACCAACGGCAAAACCACCACCACCCATTTAATTGAATATTTTCTCAGCCAAGCAGGGATTCCCACCGCTTTATTCGGGACTCTTTACACCCGTTGGCAAGGATTCCAAGAAACCGCCAATCATACCACCCCTTTCGCTAACGAGTTACAAGCCAGTTTAGCCAAAGCGGTGAACGCCGGCAATGAAATCGCCGTCATGGAAGTTAGTTCCCATGCACTAGCCCAGGGACGGGTACAGGGTTGTACTTTTCCCGTGACGGTGTTTACCAATCTCACCAGAGACCATCTCGATTATCACCTCGATATGGAAGATTATTTTGCCGCTAAAGCTAAATTATTTAGTCCCGATTATCTGCAAGGTAAGGCGATTATTAACCTTGATGATGAATATGGTCAACGTTTAGCGGCCTCCCTCTCTCCCCAACAGGTTTTAACCTATAGTGTGTCCGATCCTAGTGCCGATTTTTATACTAAGGATTTACACTATCAACCCACGGGAGTGGAAGGGGTGATGGTGACTCCCCGAGGAGAAATAGCCTTTGCTTCTCCTCTAGTGGGTCAATATAATCTAGCTAACCTCTTGGCGGCGGTGGCGGCAGTGTTAGAATGTGGTGTAGATTTAGGGAAAGTAATCGCCCAAATTCCCCAGTTTTCAGGAGTACCGGGGCGGATGGAACGGGTTAGCACCGCTCCCGACCAAGATATCAGCGTCATTGTCGATTATGCCCATACTCCCGACAGTTTAGAGAATGTTTTAAAAGCTTCCCGGCCCTTTATTTCCGGTCGGATGATTTGTGTTTTTGGTTGTGGCGGCGATCGAGATCGGACAAAACGGCCGTTAATGGGGAAAATAGCGGCAGAATTAGCAGATTTAGCCATAGTTACCTCCGATAATCCCCGCACAGAAGCTCCCGAACGAATCCTTGAGGATATTATCGCTGGCATTCCCCCAGAAATTACCGTACAGGTAATTAGCGATCGCGCTTTGGCCATTGACACGGCCATTCAAGCAGCGCAACCGGGAGACGGAGTAATTATTGCGGGTAAAGGTCACGAAGACTATCAAATTTTGGGGACGGAAAAAATCCATTTCGATGACCGCGAACAGGCCCGGGCCGCTTTGATGAAAGTGAGAAAGTGA
- a CDS encoding serine/threonine-protein kinase produces the protein MIYCVNPSCSQPKNAPTALICENCGSKLLLHERYRILGILGKGGFGATFAASDLSLPGNPICVVKQLRPSTNDPKVFTMAKKLFEREAETLAKVGIHPQVTRLLNYFEDNQQFYLVQEYVDGDNLYEEVKKRGPFSEAGVKQFLSELLPILKYIHEQKVIHRDIKPANLIRRQTDRKLVLIDFGAVTNQVNTMIAHTNSQTAFTNFALGTEGFAPPEQMAMRPVYASDIYAVGVTCLYLLTGSSPKDMEVDVNTGELLWEKFIKVSPQFAKVLKTMLEFSVRHRYKSAQEVMNALDMIAYADSLAQSLIAAPVVTSPKRPQDSGLIANPSVAAPLGSKLPAKNPVVSSDNMLGGRSKARGTIDITLLKKKPPLDEKAILDAYNNGQRNFAQEELANLNLAKAKLLGVNFYQCKLTGTNLQRADLSNADLGRADLSQAILKNTNLDNAYLAYADLQGADLRGANLTGAHLRYAHLKGANLCGANLSDAQVTQEQIALAKTNWLTVMPSGKRGFWYSFFSDQ, from the coding sequence ATGATCTACTGCGTTAATCCCTCCTGTTCTCAACCGAAAAACGCTCCTACAGCGTTAATCTGCGAGAATTGCGGTTCAAAACTTCTTCTGCACGAGCGCTATCGAATCCTGGGCATTTTAGGGAAAGGAGGGTTTGGGGCAACTTTTGCTGCATCGGATCTGTCCCTACCGGGTAACCCAATATGTGTGGTCAAACAACTGCGACCTTCCACTAACGATCCTAAGGTTTTTACCATGGCCAAAAAACTGTTCGAGCGAGAAGCGGAAACCTTGGCTAAAGTCGGGATTCATCCACAGGTTACCCGATTATTAAACTATTTTGAAGATAATCAACAGTTTTATCTAGTTCAAGAATACGTTGACGGTGATAACCTTTACGAAGAGGTAAAAAAACGCGGTCCCTTTAGCGAAGCGGGAGTCAAACAGTTTTTAAGCGAACTTTTGCCGATTTTGAAATATATCCACGAACAAAAGGTAATTCATCGGGATATCAAACCCGCTAACCTAATTCGTCGGCAAACGGACCGAAAATTGGTTCTAATTGACTTTGGGGCGGTTACAAATCAAGTTAACACTATGATTGCTCACACCAACTCTCAAACCGCTTTCACTAATTTTGCCTTGGGGACCGAAGGTTTTGCCCCTCCTGAACAGATGGCCATGCGTCCCGTCTATGCTAGTGATATCTATGCGGTGGGAGTTACCTGTCTCTATCTACTCACGGGCAGCTCTCCTAAAGATATGGAAGTTGATGTCAATACAGGTGAATTACTCTGGGAAAAATTCATCAAGGTGAGTCCCCAGTTTGCTAAAGTCCTGAAAACAATGCTGGAATTCTCTGTCCGTCATCGCTACAAATCCGCCCAAGAGGTAATGAATGCTTTAGACATGATTGCTTATGCCGATAGTCTAGCCCAAAGTTTAATCGCAGCTCCAGTGGTTACTTCCCCGAAACGACCACAAGATTCAGGTCTGATAGCCAATCCCTCCGTTGCTGCCCCTCTAGGTTCCAAATTGCCCGCCAAAAATCCAGTTGTCTCTTCAGATAATATGCTGGGAGGTAGGAGTAAAGCCCGCGGCACCATAGATATAACCTTACTGAAGAAAAAACCCCCCTTAGATGAAAAAGCGATTCTCGATGCTTACAATAACGGCCAGCGCAATTTTGCCCAAGAGGAATTAGCGAATCTCAATCTGGCTAAAGCAAAACTTTTGGGGGTAAATTTCTATCAATGCAAATTAACAGGAACTAATTTACAAAGGGCAGATCTGTCTAATGCGGATCTTGGCCGGGCTGATCTCAGTCAAGCTATTCTCAAAAATACCAATTTAGATAATGCCTATCTCGCTTATGCAGACCTCCAAGGTGCCGATTTACGCGGGGCTAATCTCACCGGAGCCCATCTTCGCTACGCTCATCTCAAAGGTGCTAATCTTTGCGGGGCTAATCTCTCTGATGCCCAAGTAACTCAAGAACAAATCGCCCTAGCAAAAACCAATTGGTTAACAGTTATGCCCAGTGGCAAACGCGGTTTCTGGTATTCTTTTTTCAGTGATCAGTAA
- a CDS encoding fatty acid desaturase — protein MTATTDKLHGELITSIEPDFKLKDIIKSIPKEYFQKDQVKAWLGVIANILAVIAGYAMLVYSPWYLLPLAWIFTGTALTGFFVIAHDCGHRSFSNRRWVNDLVGHIFLLPLIYPFHCWRFLHDRHHAKTNMVTIDNAWDPWELEAFNSANPLVRLFYRGIRGRFWWLGSIAHWAILHFNIEQFKENEREKARFSMIVVLVFAAIFFPTLIFYTGVWGLVKFWVVPWFVYHFWMSTFTLVHHTAPDIQFYYPEEWNQALAQLEGTVHCSYPRWVEILCHDINVHIPHHISTAIPSYNLRKVHASLKENWGSHLKETKFSWALMQRIVDYCHIFDSETAYKTFKESRG, from the coding sequence ATGACGGCAACGACGGATAAATTGCATGGGGAGTTGATCACCTCGATCGAGCCAGACTTTAAACTGAAAGATATTATTAAAAGCATTCCCAAAGAATATTTCCAGAAAGACCAGGTTAAAGCTTGGTTGGGAGTGATTGCGAATATTTTGGCGGTCATTGCCGGTTATGCGATGCTAGTTTATTCTCCCTGGTATTTACTGCCTTTAGCTTGGATTTTCACGGGTACAGCCTTAACGGGATTTTTTGTGATCGCCCATGATTGCGGTCATCGGTCTTTTTCTAATCGACGCTGGGTTAATGATCTTGTCGGTCATATTTTCCTCTTACCGCTTATCTATCCCTTCCACTGCTGGCGTTTCCTGCACGATCGCCATCATGCTAAAACTAACATGGTAACTATAGATAATGCTTGGGATCCGTGGGAATTAGAAGCTTTTAACTCGGCCAATCCCTTAGTGCGTCTCTTTTATCGTGGCATCCGCGGACGTTTCTGGTGGCTTGGTTCGATCGCCCACTGGGCTATTCTACACTTCAACATCGAACAATTCAAAGAGAACGAACGGGAAAAAGCCCGCTTTTCGATGATTGTAGTTCTGGTTTTTGCCGCTATTTTTTTCCCAACCCTAATTTTCTACACTGGTGTCTGGGGATTGGTTAAATTTTGGGTGGTACCTTGGTTTGTCTATCATTTTTGGATGAGTACCTTTACCCTTGTCCATCACACGGCTCCTGATATTCAATTTTACTATCCCGAAGAGTGGAATCAAGCTTTAGCGCAACTAGAAGGGACAGTTCACTGTAGCTATCCCCGTTGGGTAGAAATTCTCTGTCACGATATTAATGTCCATATCCCCCATCACATCTCGACGGCGATTCCTTCCTATAACCTCCGCAAAGTTCACGCTAGTCTCAAAGAAAATTGGGGTAGTCACCTAAAAGAAACCAAGTTTTCTTGGGCATTAATGCAGCGAATCGTTGATTATTGCCATATTTTCGACTCCGAAACCGCCTACAAAACCTTTAAGGAAAGCCGCGGTTAA
- a CDS encoding Sll0314/Alr1548 family TPR repeat-containing protein: protein MVLRLGLTKKMAIGASLAVMVVVNWIGPGLAGDPFRKTNPRPIGDKTEAAFNAIFKQGNYLEAKKLIVEATEKEPQEPLSHAMRASLAFTDQDWNTLKTYSEKTKEAAKQIQGSDPLRGNLYLAVGSFLEGTYVFQTEGAVSAIPRLQQVFQYLETAEKVNPTDPELNLLKGYMDLILAVNLPFSSPQEAIERLETYGSPDYLVDRGIALAYRDLKQYDQALRFIDNALKATPDNPELMYLKGQILRIQGNTDKNTGSLKLALDYFNNALKKQEQLPESVKKQLNREHRKVQEEIKSLENTASR from the coding sequence ATGGTGCTGAGGTTAGGTTTAACGAAAAAAATGGCGATCGGTGCTTCGCTGGCTGTTATGGTAGTGGTTAACTGGATTGGTCCCGGTTTAGCCGGAGATCCTTTCCGCAAAACCAATCCCCGACCGATTGGTGATAAGACCGAGGCCGCTTTTAACGCTATTTTTAAACAAGGTAACTATCTAGAGGCAAAAAAATTAATTGTTGAGGCCACAGAAAAGGAACCCCAAGAACCTTTGTCCCATGCTATGCGGGCCTCTCTTGCTTTTACCGACCAGGATTGGAACACCCTAAAAACCTACTCCGAGAAAACTAAGGAAGCGGCCAAACAAATACAGGGCAGCGACCCTTTAAGGGGAAATTTGTATCTAGCGGTGGGCAGTTTTTTAGAGGGAACCTACGTTTTTCAAACCGAAGGGGCAGTATCAGCTATCCCCAGATTACAACAGGTGTTTCAGTATTTGGAAACTGCGGAAAAGGTTAATCCTACGGATCCGGAATTGAACCTGTTAAAGGGTTATATGGATTTGATTTTAGCGGTTAATCTGCCCTTTTCTAGTCCCCAAGAGGCAATTGAAAGGCTAGAAACCTACGGAAGTCCCGATTACTTGGTCGATCGAGGTATCGCTCTAGCTTACCGGGATTTAAAGCAGTACGATCAGGCTTTGCGGTTTATCGATAACGCTCTGAAAGCAACCCCCGATAATCCAGAATTAATGTATCTGAAGGGTCAAATCCTGAGAATTCAAGGCAATACGGATAAAAATACTGGCTCTTTGAAACTGGCATTAGATTACTTTAATAATGCCCTGAAAAAACAGGAACAACTCCCCGAATCGGTCAAAAAACAGTTAAATCGCGAACACCGTAAGGTACAGGAGGAGATTAAATCCCTAGAAAACACGGCTAGTCGTTGA
- a CDS encoding ABC transporter ATP-binding protein, protein MLYLKDVVYHPPAALNPILQGINLELAPQELGLIVGPSGSGKTTLLEILAGFADKTGGTIHWRDQELTVLHLQQLGGIVFQFPERHFCGKTILEELRLGHPEIKSDRLTAALKEVGLENIPLDTSPHNLSGGQQRRLSLAVQLIRQPNLLLLDEPTAGLDWSMRRQLAKLLASLKQHWTLLVVSHDAGELLPIADRHWKIEQGHLREIKSEKTDS, encoded by the coding sequence ATGCTTTATCTCAAAGATGTGGTTTATCATCCTCCCGCTGCCCTCAATCCCATTTTACAGGGGATTAATCTCGAATTAGCCCCCCAAGAATTAGGTCTAATTGTCGGCCCCAGTGGTTCTGGAAAAACGACTCTTTTGGAAATTTTAGCAGGCTTTGCCGATAAAACAGGAGGGACGATTCACTGGCGCGACCAAGAATTAACGGTGCTGCACCTGCAACAATTAGGAGGAATCGTTTTTCAGTTTCCCGAACGTCATTTTTGCGGTAAAACCATCCTTGAGGAGTTGCGTCTCGGTCATCCGGAGATTAAAAGCGATCGCCTAACAGCGGCCTTAAAGGAGGTAGGATTAGAAAATATTCCTCTGGATACTTCTCCCCATAATCTTAGTGGGGGTCAACAGCGTCGTTTATCCCTCGCTGTCCAGTTAATCCGGCAGCCTAATCTGTTACTTCTCGATGAACCTACGGCCGGTTTAGATTGGTCTATGCGTCGTCAATTGGCCAAACTTCTCGCTAGTCTCAAACAACACTGGACTTTATTAGTAGTTAGTCACGATGCCGGGGAATTACTCCCCATTGCTGACCGTCACTGGAAAATTGAACAAGGACATTTGAGGGAAATAAAAAGTGAAAAAACAGATAGTTGA
- the rsmG gene encoding 16S rRNA (guanine(527)-N(7))-methyltransferase RsmG — translation MILPELFDLWQETLEWQPDGAQQARFQQLYELILEGNQRCNLTRITQPEEFWEKHLWDSLSGLAWLQKSQPDLLTKSLSVIDLGTGAGFPGVPIAIAYTHWSVTLLDSTQKKINFLEEVIDKLELNNTKTRLGRAEIVGKNPKHNCAYDIVCLRAVANVDICVNYALPFLKKTGIAILYRGQWSSEDSSSLEKNLGKAGGKILEIASFTTPLSESVRHCLYISKKQL, via the coding sequence ATGATCCTTCCTGAATTATTTGACCTTTGGCAAGAAACCCTAGAATGGCAACCCGATGGGGCCCAACAAGCGCGATTTCAACAACTTTATGAGTTGATTTTAGAGGGTAATCAACGTTGTAATCTCACCCGAATTACCCAACCGGAGGAGTTTTGGGAAAAACATCTTTGGGATTCTTTATCGGGTTTAGCTTGGTTACAAAAATCCCAGCCAGATTTATTGACAAAATCCCTATCAGTCATCGATTTGGGGACTGGGGCCGGATTTCCGGGGGTGCCAATTGCGATCGCCTATACCCATTGGTCGGTGACTCTCTTGGATTCCACCCAAAAAAAGATTAATTTTCTTGAAGAAGTTATTGACAAATTAGAGTTAAATAACACGAAAACTCGTTTAGGTAGGGCGGAAATCGTCGGGAAAAACCCTAAACATAACTGTGCTTACGATATCGTCTGTTTGCGAGCGGTAGCTAATGTGGATATCTGTGTTAACTATGCTTTGCCTTTCCTGAAAAAGACCGGAATCGCTATCCTCTATCGTGGTCAGTGGTCGTCGGAGGATAGTTCGAGTTTAGAGAAGAATCTAGGGAAAGCTGGCGGTAAAATCCTCGAAATTGCCAGTTTCACCACTCCCTTAAGCGAAAGCGTCCGTCATTGTCTATATATCTCTAAGAAACAACTTTAA